A genomic segment from Fusarium keratoplasticum isolate Fu6.1 chromosome 10, whole genome shotgun sequence encodes:
- a CDS encoding RING-type domain-containing protein, whose protein sequence is MPNKMRLGWYAGASTALAGTIVLSAFYQRANFYSAMVYLAQSNSCLLVLVNFSLLLYSSIVYGLIRLFFGPLRAVEVEQLTERAWFAITETCLAMTIFRDEIGAWFLVMFTALVTGKIWGWIGDARVELLEQAPPPNPRLFHLRLSASLLLSFAYDMFILRYTVNTVIQQAKPNMMFMFLFEFAILATCSWRTSARYALSLVEHRIEETQKHRRLAARRAEVQRERDTIVQQREAAAAAGEEVSDEPLPNPDDIEEMDIEVPGWSAKGEFVLWLDLISDMMKLGIYVAFFFMLLAFYGLPIHIMRDLFMTSRDFIKRLGALLRYRKAVQEMNRYPDATEEDLARENTCIICREDMQLWDPQNNPDTIDRVRPKKLPCGHILHLGCLKSWLERQQACPICRRPVSLNDNARAAENRAAGLRIELGARGPANQQAPADAGNAAAQGQQNGDGAGPEQRQGPRIFNFGPIRIGFGANGQQVRELAQQFGMPQAAFNQGLAPPTPAAATPNPAAQTGPATPQPLTGDNIQNIGTLLYQADMMIQRELQSLQVAQQELQTVHLLQAELQRLRQRHQQPQEQSQGGQSQSAPSSALPTTQSPLVPHHHHHYQMPPQVAVTQPPGFPSFPTIPPRNSSPLMARHGAPANAVPIPAGSTDLPEGVVIPPGWSLLPLHRLDGGQSSTQPSPQAGPQATVADGNNVPQPTPTARQPSPSGSGSNDAQASTEPSSSVSAPETTISRSSQPSQFTSQFMRAVDPPTVVAPSPRMPNWGGSAQLFGGSGARLDQTDSVPRNEPHATAGQAAPVDPSSQLAHPEAEPHQQMQQDDSSAQSSDSDDLPETKPAKGKARAVTVEDVDDEEGMARSEEGTSSERRED, encoded by the exons ATGCCCAACAAGATGCGGCTGGGCTGGTATGCTGGG GCCTCGACGGCCCTCGCGGGCACCATCGTGCTCTCGGCCTTTTACCAGCGCGCCAATTTCTACTCGGCCATGGTCTATCTGGCCCAGAGCAACTCTTGTCTGCTG GTATTGGTCAACTTTTCGCTGCTGCTGTACAGCAGCATCGTATACGGACTCATCCGGCTCTTCTTTGGCCCCCTCCGCGCCGTCGAGGTCGAGCAACTTACCGAACGAGCCTGGTTTGCGATAACAGAGACATGCCTGGCCATGACCATCTTCCGAGACGAGATTGGGGCCTGGTTCCTCGTCATGTTTACAGCCCTGGTTACGGGCAAGATCTGGGGATGGATCGGCGACGCACGAgtcgagctgctcgagcaGGCACCACCACCGAATCCCCGTCTCTTCCACTTGCGACTCAGCGCGTCCCTGTTGCTGAGCTTCGCTTACGACATGTTTATCCTCCGCTACACGGTCAACACGGTTATTCAGCAGGCGAAACCCAACATGATGTTTATGTTTTTGTTTGAATTTGCCATTCTGGCGACCTGCTCATGGCGGACGTCGGCTCGCTACGCACTCTCCCTGGTGGAGCACCGCATTGAAGAGACACAGAAGCACAGGCGTCTGGCTGCGCGGAGGGCCGAGGTTCAAAGGGAGCGGGATACTATCGTGCAGCAacgggaggcggcggcggcagcaggCGAGGAGGTTTCTGATGAACCTCTGCCCAACCCAGACGACATCGAAGAGATGGATATTGAGGTGCCAGGATGGTCAGCCAAGGGAGAATTTGTGCTCTGGCTGGACCTCATAAGTG acatgatgaagctgggcATTTACGTGGCTTTCTTCTTTATGCTCCTTGCTTTCTATGGCCTCCCTATCCACATCATGAGGGACTTGTTCATGACCTCAAGGGATTTTATCAAGAGACTGGGAGCTCTGCTGCGATACCGAAAGGCCGTACAGGAGATGAATCGATATCCCGATGCTACCGAGGAGGACTTGGCAAGAGAGAACACGTGCATTATTTGCCGCGAGGACATGCAGCTCTGGGATCCCCAAAATAACCCAGACACGATTGACCGAGTCCGGCCCAAGAAGCTTCCCTGTGGGCATATTCTGCACCTTGGCTGCCTCAAGAGCTGGCTTGAACGCCAACAGGCCTGTCCTATCTGCCGTCGGCCCGTTAGCCTCAACGATAATGCCCGAGCAGCCGAGAACAGAGCAGCCGGGCTTCGAATTGAGCTTGGAGCTAGGGGCCCTGCAAACCAGCAAGCCCCAGCAGATGCTGGAAACGCCGCAGCTCAGGGGCAGCAGAACGGGGATGGAGCTGGACCTGAACAGCGCCAAGGGCCGAGAATATTCAACTTTGGCCCCATACGGATAGGATTCGGAGCCAACGGCCAGCAAGTGCGAGAGCTTGCTCAGCAGTTCGGTATGCCTCAAGCTGCCTTTAATCAGGGCCTGGCTCCTCCTACACCAGCGGCTGCTACTCCCAACCCTGCTGCCCAGACTGGTCCGGCTACTCCTCAGCCGCTCACCGGAGACAACATTCAGAATATTGGGACTCTGCTGTATCAAGCGGATATGATGATTCAACGCGAATTGCAGTCACTTCAGGTTGCACAGCAAGAATTGCAAACCGTACATCTGCTTCAGGCTGAGCTTCAACGCCTCCGTCAAAGGCaccagcagcctcaagaGCAATCGCAGGGTGGCCAGTCCCAGTCGGCACCCTCCTCTGCTCTTCCCACGACGCAATCTCCCCTGGTcccccatcaccatcaccactaTCAGATGCCACCTCAAGTGGCCGTGACCCAACCACCCGGTTTCCCCTCATTCCCCACTATCCCTCCACGAAACTCGAGCCCTCTCATGGCCCGGCACGGCGCACCTGCCAATGCCGTGCCTATTCCCGCTGGAAGCACCGACCTCCCAGAGGGTGTTGTCATCCCGCCTGGTTGGTCTCTGTTGCCCCTGCATAGGCTTGATGGGGGCCAGAGCTCGACTCAGCCCTCGCCTCAGGCTGGGCCTCAGGCGACAGTGGCTGATGGTAACAATGTGCCTCAACCTACGCCTACAGCCAGACAGCCGTCCCCCAGTGGAAGTGGAAGTAATGACGCCCAGGCCTCGACTGAACCCAGCTCGTCGGTTTCTGCCCCTGAGACCACCATCTCTCGTTCTTCCCAACCCTCTCAGTTCACTTCTCAGTTTATGCGCGCCGTGGACCCTCCTACTGTAGTTGCACCCAGCCCTCGCATGCCTAACTGGGGAGGATCGGCTCAGCTGTTTGGTGGCAGCGGCGCTCGTCTGGATCAGACTGATTCAGTACCTCGAAACGAGCCACATGCAACTGCGGGCCAAGCTGCTCCTGTTGACCCATCATCTCAGCTAGCCCACCCGGAGGCAGAGCCTCACCAGCAGATGCAGCAAGACGATTCGTCGGCGCAGTCAAGTGACTCGGACGACTTGCCAGAGACGAAGCCCGCCAAAGGAAAGGCTCGGGCTGTAACTGTTGAGGAtgtagatgacgaggagggaATGGCCAGAAGTGAAGAGggcaccagcagcgagcGGAGGGAGGACTAG